The proteins below are encoded in one region of Qipengyuania sp. HL-TH1:
- a CDS encoding VOC family protein: MPEVRKASVFLWFDSEAEDAARFYAETFPDSRIDNLVRPVNAVPGTKAGEVQIVEMTLLGIPYALLNAGPHTVPNDAYSLQVYTEDQAETDRYWDAIVGNGGEEIMCGWCKDKWGYRWQITPRALMASLTDPDPAASKRAQKAMLTMKKIDIAAIEAAKRGD, from the coding sequence ATGCCTGAGGTACGCAAGGCGAGTGTATTTCTATGGTTCGACAGCGAGGCGGAGGACGCGGCGCGGTTTTATGCCGAAACATTCCCCGACAGCCGGATCGACAATCTCGTGCGCCCCGTAAACGCCGTGCCCGGCACCAAGGCCGGCGAGGTCCAGATCGTCGAGATGACCTTGCTCGGCATACCCTACGCGCTGCTCAATGCGGGGCCGCACACCGTCCCCAACGATGCCTATTCGCTGCAGGTCTATACCGAGGACCAGGCAGAGACCGACCGCTACTGGGATGCGATTGTCGGCAATGGCGGCGAGGAAATCATGTGCGGCTGGTGCAAGGACAAATGGGGCTATCGCTGGCAGATCACGCCCCGCGCCTTGATGGCGTCACTGACCGATCCCGATCCCGCAGCGTCGAAGCGCGCGCAGAAAGCGATGCTGACGATGAAGAAGATCGACATCGCCGCGATCGAAGCCGCCAAACGCGGAGATTGA
- a CDS encoding oxygenase MpaB family protein, giving the protein MPPIPLSERLRLKLVEQVRGVFNDVESGQQPVPPSDEALFARDTPIRMVHADIVAMMVGGIRGLLLQMLHPHALQGVLDHSNFRSDMHGRLRRTARFIAVTTFGHRDDAQAAIERVNRIHAAVGGTLPDGWPYSASDPRVLAWVHVAEATSFLAAYLRHVRPDMPGAEQDEYYRQFAVIALALGADPVPTNRAEAEAIFRELRSDLAASPAAREVADLVLSQRPKGAPPAVQALLGAEAVALLPPFARSMLGLERPGLAAIPARAATWGMGKTLRWAFRQT; this is encoded by the coding sequence ATGCCGCCGATCCCCTTGTCCGAACGCCTCCGCCTCAAGCTCGTCGAGCAGGTGCGCGGCGTGTTCAACGACGTGGAGAGCGGGCAACAGCCGGTGCCGCCCTCGGACGAGGCGCTGTTCGCCAGGGACACGCCGATCCGGATGGTCCATGCCGATATCGTGGCAATGATGGTCGGGGGGATCCGCGGCCTGCTGCTGCAGATGCTGCATCCGCATGCGCTGCAGGGCGTGCTCGACCATTCGAACTTCCGCAGCGACATGCACGGCCGGCTGCGCCGGACTGCACGGTTCATCGCGGTGACGACCTTCGGCCACCGGGACGATGCGCAGGCGGCGATCGAGCGGGTCAACCGCATCCACGCAGCCGTCGGCGGGACATTGCCCGACGGATGGCCCTATTCCGCCAGCGACCCGCGCGTACTGGCATGGGTGCATGTGGCCGAAGCGACCAGCTTCCTCGCCGCCTATCTGCGCCACGTTCGACCCGACATGCCGGGCGCCGAACAGGACGAATACTATCGCCAGTTCGCGGTTATCGCATTGGCGCTGGGCGCCGATCCGGTGCCGACGAACCGCGCCGAGGCGGAGGCGATCTTTCGCGAATTGCGCAGCGACCTGGCCGCATCGCCCGCGGCGCGCGAGGTGGCCGATCTCGTGCTTAGCCAGCGCCCCAAGGGCGCCCCGCCCGCGGTGCAGGCTCTGCTCGGTGCCGAAGCGGTGGCGCTGCTGCCACCATTCGCGCGCTCGATGCTCGGTCTCGAACGCCCCGGGCTGGCGGCGATCCCCGCGCGCGCGGCAACCTGGGGGATGGGCAAGACGCTGCGTTGGGCATTCCGCCAGACCTAG
- a CDS encoding helix-turn-helix domain-containing protein — MELVGERWALLVVRELMFGARRFSDLRANLPGISAKVLTERLAGLEEAGVLNRRKLPPPVSAQVYELTEWGYRAEPLVQELGRWAAMSSRHDPTLPLSPVSLMLSMRTMFDPAKAAGMQATIGFDIGGETFVARMADGRLPIERADPGVAEAVFRAPGAPVLAGLLYGGVGAEELERDAGLVIEGDRDLALAYADIFELPAPIA; from the coding sequence ATGGAGCTGGTAGGTGAACGCTGGGCGCTGCTCGTTGTGAGGGAACTCATGTTCGGTGCCCGGCGGTTTTCCGACCTGCGCGCCAACCTGCCGGGCATTTCCGCGAAGGTCCTGACCGAACGGTTGGCAGGGCTGGAGGAAGCAGGCGTGCTGAACCGGCGCAAGCTGCCGCCGCCGGTGTCGGCGCAGGTCTATGAACTGACCGAATGGGGCTATCGCGCCGAACCGCTGGTGCAGGAGCTGGGGCGCTGGGCGGCGATGTCGTCGCGGCACGATCCCACGCTGCCGCTTTCGCCGGTATCGCTGATGCTGTCGATGCGCACGATGTTCGATCCCGCCAAGGCCGCGGGCATGCAGGCGACGATCGGCTTCGACATCGGGGGCGAAACCTTCGTCGCGCGCATGGCGGATGGCCGACTGCCGATCGAGCGCGCCGATCCGGGTGTTGCCGAGGCGGTGTTCCGCGCCCCCGGCGCCCCGGTTCTCGCGGGCTTGCTCTATGGCGGGGTAGGAGCCGAAGAGCTGGAGCGTGATGCCGGGCTGGTGATCGAGGGGGACCGCGATCTGGCGCTTGCCTATGCCGATATCTTCGAATTGCCCGCGCCGATCGCCTAG
- a CDS encoding DUF1428 domain-containing protein has product MYIDGFVMAVPTANKDKFTAHAEMADNVFIDLGATRVIECWGDDVPDGETTDFRKAVKAKDDEAVVFSWIEWPDKQTRDAAMAKIMSEDFSDERMDQEKNPMPFDGKRLIFGGFAPVAELNGA; this is encoded by the coding sequence ATGTATATCGACGGATTTGTGATGGCGGTCCCCACCGCCAACAAGGACAAGTTCACTGCGCATGCCGAAATGGCGGACAATGTTTTCATCGACTTAGGCGCGACGCGTGTGATCGAATGCTGGGGCGACGACGTGCCCGATGGCGAAACCACCGATTTCCGCAAGGCGGTGAAGGCCAAGGATGACGAGGCCGTGGTGTTTTCCTGGATCGAATGGCCGGACAAGCAGACCCGCGATGCCGCTATGGCGAAGATAATGTCCGAGGACTTCTCCGACGAGCGGATGGATCAGGAGAAGAACCCCATGCCGTTCGACGGCAAGCGGCTGATCTTCGGCGGGTTCGCCCCCGTCGCCGAACTCAACGGAGCATGA
- a CDS encoding dihydrofolate reductase family protein, producing the protein MARKITGSLFVSLDGVIQAPGGPTEDPTNGFDEGGWLFKLPDDGVNQTLGELFGGAYDLLLGRRTYDIFAAYWPYVEGPEAALGKAFSHANKYVLTGNNAPLPWENSHRLTDWEEVAKLKESEGPDLIVQGSGSIYPGLLDAGLLDRLILITYPVILGRGKRWFGAETPARKLDMIDHYVTDKGTIIASFAPGGDLPAYPADALTPSTSDREAERQARIAHGTW; encoded by the coding sequence ATGGCACGCAAGATTACCGGTTCGCTGTTCGTTTCTCTCGACGGGGTGATCCAGGCACCCGGCGGGCCAACCGAAGACCCCACCAACGGGTTCGACGAAGGTGGTTGGCTGTTCAAGCTTCCGGACGACGGCGTGAACCAGACCTTGGGCGAGTTGTTCGGCGGCGCATACGATCTGCTGCTTGGCCGCCGGACCTACGATATCTTTGCCGCTTATTGGCCGTATGTCGAAGGCCCCGAGGCAGCGCTTGGCAAGGCGTTTTCCCACGCCAACAAATATGTGCTCACCGGTAACAACGCCCCGCTGCCGTGGGAGAACAGCCACCGCCTGACGGATTGGGAGGAGGTGGCCAAGCTAAAGGAGAGCGAGGGCCCGGACCTGATCGTGCAAGGTTCGGGATCGATCTACCCTGGCCTGCTGGACGCCGGTTTGCTCGATCGACTGATCCTCATAACCTATCCAGTAATCCTGGGCCGCGGCAAACGCTGGTTCGGGGCGGAAACGCCGGCTCGCAAGCTGGACATGATCGACCACTACGTCACCGACAAAGGGACGATCATTGCCAGCTTTGCCCCGGGTGGCGATTTGCCGGCATACCCTGCCGACGCGCTCACACCGAGCACCAGCGACCGCGAAGCGGAACGGCAAGCTCGGATTGCCCACGGCACCTGGTAG
- a CDS encoding VOC family protein: MTNAQGDFVWYELMTTDADAAQAFYEPLIGWTFADSGTPDVDYRIGSMAGTEVVGMMQLSEEMQLGGARPAWIGYIAVDEIGASIAALKDKGGQLFMEPNHLDGVGHMAMVADPQGAPFYLMQPEGEGSESFAKHEPRDGHCAWNELVTDDRDAAGAFYSALFGWQKGEAMEMGELGLYQMYNHAEYGLGAMMARPEQMPVSLWRYYFRVPEIGAAKAYIETNGGQVVNGPMEIPGGEFALQAVDPQGAMVSLIGK; encoded by the coding sequence ATGACCAACGCCCAGGGCGATTTCGTGTGGTACGAGCTGATGACCACGGATGCCGATGCAGCGCAGGCGTTCTACGAACCGCTGATCGGCTGGACCTTCGCGGATAGCGGCACGCCGGATGTCGATTACCGGATCGGCAGCATGGCAGGCACCGAAGTGGTCGGCATGATGCAATTGAGCGAGGAGATGCAGCTGGGGGGCGCACGCCCGGCGTGGATCGGCTATATCGCAGTGGACGAGATCGGCGCTTCGATTGCCGCGCTGAAGGACAAGGGCGGCCAGCTGTTCATGGAACCCAACCACCTCGACGGCGTGGGCCATATGGCAATGGTCGCCGATCCGCAGGGCGCGCCTTTCTACCTGATGCAGCCCGAAGGCGAGGGCAGCGAATCCTTCGCCAAGCACGAACCGCGCGATGGGCATTGCGCCTGGAACGAGCTGGTCACCGACGACCGGGACGCAGCGGGCGCTTTCTATTCCGCGCTGTTCGGCTGGCAGAAGGGCGAGGCGATGGAGATGGGCGAACTGGGCCTCTACCAGATGTACAACCATGCCGAGTACGGGCTTGGCGCAATGATGGCGCGGCCTGAACAGATGCCAGTGTCGCTGTGGCGCTACTATTTCCGCGTCCCCGAAATCGGCGCGGCGAAGGCTTATATCGAGACAAACGGCGGGCAGGTCGTCAACGGGCCGATGGAAATTCCGGGCGGCGAATTTGCGCTCCAGGCGGTCGATCCGCAGGGCGCGATGGTCTCGCTGATCGGTAAGTAG
- a CDS encoding VOC family protein, with the protein MSKLIFVNLPVTDLARSTAFYEAVSFTKNPKFSNEQASCMVWSDTIHFMLLRHDFWKTFTDKQIVDAPKGAQVLLCLTRDSRDEVDAMVAQAGAAGGALDPTPVQDMGFMYGRSFEDPDGHIFEISWMDPQMAAEGPPAEAMA; encoded by the coding sequence ATGAGCAAGTTGATATTCGTAAACCTGCCGGTCACGGACTTGGCACGATCCACGGCGTTTTACGAGGCGGTCAGTTTCACCAAGAACCCCAAGTTCAGCAATGAGCAGGCTTCGTGCATGGTGTGGTCGGACACAATTCACTTCATGCTGCTCAGGCATGATTTCTGGAAGACCTTCACCGACAAGCAGATTGTCGATGCGCCCAAAGGGGCGCAGGTCCTGCTGTGCCTGACCCGCGACAGCAGGGACGAGGTCGATGCCATGGTCGCGCAGGCCGGGGCCGCCGGCGGCGCACTCGACCCGACACCGGTGCAGGACATGGGCTTCATGTATGGGCGCAGCTTCGAGGATCCCGACGGCCATATCTTCGAGATCAGCTGGATGGACCCGCAAATGGCCGCCGAAGGTCCGCCCGCCGAAGCGATGGCCTGA
- a CDS encoding J domain-containing protein — protein sequence MRQTKFHGQHAGSGRVCAHPTCDEPGEFRAPSGQGHGFDGPAEWRWLCLDHVREFNAGYDWFEGMSAEEIFAAQAPGAGWRTESPSFRPTAGVDGMPRWADFTDPLDAISARASGIKSRARREAEMAMDGRFSREEAEALETMGLGLDVDRRGLRRRYSELVRRYHPDRNGGDRQHETRLNRVVEAYQMLRRSRAIA from the coding sequence ATGCGCCAGACAAAGTTTCACGGACAACATGCAGGCTCGGGCCGGGTCTGCGCCCATCCCACCTGCGACGAGCCGGGCGAATTTCGTGCGCCCAGCGGGCAGGGCCACGGTTTCGACGGGCCCGCCGAATGGCGCTGGCTGTGTCTCGACCATGTGCGCGAATTCAATGCCGGCTATGACTGGTTCGAGGGCATGAGCGCCGAGGAAATCTTCGCCGCGCAGGCGCCGGGTGCGGGCTGGCGCACCGAAAGCCCGAGCTTTCGCCCCACCGCCGGGGTGGACGGCATGCCGCGCTGGGCCGATTTCACCGACCCGCTCGACGCGATTTCCGCGCGCGCCAGCGGGATCAAGAGCCGCGCGCGCCGCGAAGCCGAAATGGCGATGGACGGCCGCTTCAGCCGCGAGGAAGCCGAGGCGCTCGAAACCATGGGGCTGGGGCTCGACGTCGACCGGCGCGGCCTGCGTCGCCGCTATTCCGAACTCGTGCGCCGTTACCACCCCGACCGCAACGGCGGAGACCGCCAGCACGAAACGCGGCTCAACCGCGTGGTCGAAGCCTATCAGATGCTGCGCAGATCACGCGCGATCGCCTGA
- a CDS encoding pirin family protein, giving the protein MSQIDQVLVPTTHDLGQFTVRRVLPARQRSMVGPFIFVDQFGPAQLDLGAGMDVRPHPHINLATVTWLFEGAIDHRDSLGTFSTIRPGQVNLMTAGRGIVHSERRGGPKLYGMQTWLALPDGREEIDPAFEAITELPVIEDGRATAIVIMGELWGECAPTTTHAATIYAEIVLGAGGAIPLEDDADERAVMLVGGDASVDGHALKEFELAVLQPGRDMTLASTGGARVMLMGGEAFTTPRHAWWNFVSSSRERIEQAKQDWRQDRFPKVPGDEDERIPLPEGAPKTVTYP; this is encoded by the coding sequence ATGAGCCAGATCGACCAAGTCCTTGTCCCGACTACGCACGATCTCGGCCAGTTTACGGTCCGCCGCGTGCTGCCCGCACGCCAGCGCAGCATGGTCGGGCCATTCATCTTCGTCGACCAGTTCGGCCCCGCACAGCTCGATCTTGGCGCGGGCATGGACGTCCGCCCGCACCCGCACATCAATCTCGCCACGGTGACCTGGCTGTTCGAAGGCGCGATCGACCACCGCGACAGCCTCGGCACGTTTTCGACCATCCGGCCCGGACAGGTCAATCTGATGACCGCCGGGCGCGGCATCGTCCATTCGGAACGCAGGGGCGGACCCAAGCTGTACGGCATGCAGACCTGGCTGGCGCTGCCCGACGGGCGCGAGGAAATCGATCCCGCCTTCGAAGCGATTACCGAACTGCCGGTGATCGAGGACGGGCGCGCCACGGCCATCGTCATAATGGGCGAACTGTGGGGCGAATGCGCGCCGACGACCACTCACGCCGCGACGATCTATGCCGAGATCGTGCTGGGCGCGGGCGGCGCGATCCCGCTCGAAGACGATGCCGACGAACGCGCGGTCATGCTGGTCGGCGGCGACGCGAGCGTCGATGGCCATGCGCTGAAGGAATTCGAGCTCGCCGTGCTCCAGCCGGGGCGCGACATGACGCTGGCGAGCACAGGCGGTGCGCGAGTGATGCTGATGGGCGGCGAGGCGTTCACCACCCCTCGCCATGCGTGGTGGAATTTTGTCAGTTCGAGCCGCGAGCGTATCGAGCAGGCGAAGCAGGACTGGCGCCAGGACCGCTTTCCAAAAGTACCGGGTGACGAGGATGAGCGCATCCCGCTGCCCGAAGGCGCGCCGAAGACCGTAACCTATCCTTGA
- a CDS encoding alpha/beta hydrolase: MPLQQKRVVLANGIELDVADEGPRDAPVLIFLHGFPESHRTWRNQIPHFSDRFRCIAPDQRGYRGSSKPQEVEAYTPDKLVGDVFLLADALGVDRFTIVGHDWGGAIAWGVAYGGMANGRVTRAIIANAPHPVLFPKLLYTNRQQREASQYFTEFRDPANDALVREHGLAPLLMKAFEGQVMSRIEEDEAAAMLKDWSDPDAAFGMLNYYRASPMEVLPLDAPYELPENYQPYPLPKLTLPTLVIWAMADEALPPANLKGLDEVIADPEVVQVPDCGHFVQWEAPTAFNAAIDAFLERTA; the protein is encoded by the coding sequence ATGCCGCTGCAGCAGAAGCGCGTGGTGCTGGCGAACGGCATCGAACTCGATGTGGCGGACGAAGGCCCGCGCGATGCGCCCGTGCTGATCTTCCTGCACGGCTTTCCCGAAAGCCACCGCACCTGGCGCAACCAGATCCCGCATTTCTCCGACCGTTTTCGCTGCATCGCGCCCGACCAGCGCGGCTATCGCGGCTCGTCCAAGCCGCAGGAGGTCGAGGCCTATACGCCCGACAAGCTGGTGGGCGATGTGTTCCTGCTCGCCGATGCGCTGGGCGTTGACCGGTTCACCATCGTCGGTCACGACTGGGGCGGCGCGATCGCCTGGGGCGTGGCCTATGGCGGCATGGCGAACGGCCGCGTCACGCGCGCGATCATTGCCAATGCGCCGCATCCGGTGCTGTTTCCCAAGCTGCTCTACACCAATCGCCAGCAGCGCGAGGCGAGCCAGTATTTTACCGAATTCCGCGATCCCGCGAATGATGCGCTGGTGCGCGAACATGGCCTTGCCCCGCTGCTGATGAAAGCCTTCGAAGGCCAGGTCATGAGCAGGATCGAGGAAGATGAAGCCGCAGCAATGCTGAAGGACTGGTCCGATCCCGATGCCGCGTTCGGAATGCTGAACTATTACCGCGCCAGCCCGATGGAGGTGCTGCCGCTCGATGCGCCCTACGAGCTTCCGGAAAACTACCAGCCCTACCCGCTGCCGAAACTGACGCTGCCGACTCTGGTGATCTGGGCGATGGCCGACGAGGCCTTGCCGCCGGCAAATCTCAAGGGGCTGGACGAAGTGATTGCGGACCCGGAAGTCGTGCAAGTCCCCGATTGCGGGCATTTCGTTCAGTGGGAAGCACCCACTGCCTTCAACGCGGCGATCGACGCGTTTCTCGAACGCACCGCCTGA
- the cobS gene encoding cobaltochelatase subunit CobS, protein MNDMTDKSFDASAKTVLPAPDTTVDVRETFGIDIDWQVPAFSKPDERTPDLDESYVFDPDTTLAILAGFAHDRRVMVQGYHGTGKSTHIEQVAARLNWPCIRINLDAHISRIDLVGRDAIVLRDGLQVTEFREGLLPWALQHPVALVFDEYDAGRPDVMFVIQRVLEQQGKLTLLDQNRVIRPDPGFRLFATANTVGLGDTSGLYHGTQQINQGQMDRWNIVVGLNYLPAETEQRIVEAKNPDIDPKILADMIKVADLSRQGFINGDISTVMSPRTVITWAQNYAIFKDVGFSFRLSFLNKCDEEERMLVAEYYQRVFGDDLPESVVGKS, encoded by the coding sequence ATGAACGATATGACCGACAAGAGCTTCGACGCTTCCGCCAAGACCGTCCTCCCCGCGCCCGACACCACTGTCGACGTGCGCGAAACCTTCGGGATCGATATCGACTGGCAGGTGCCCGCCTTCTCCAAGCCGGACGAGCGCACGCCCGACCTCGACGAATCCTACGTGTTCGACCCGGACACGACGCTGGCGATCCTGGCAGGCTTCGCGCACGATCGCCGCGTGATGGTGCAGGGCTATCACGGCACGGGCAAATCGACGCATATCGAACAGGTCGCCGCGCGGCTCAACTGGCCGTGTATCCGCATCAACCTCGATGCGCATATCAGCCGGATCGACCTTGTCGGGCGCGACGCCATCGTGCTGCGCGACGGATTGCAGGTCACCGAATTTCGCGAAGGCCTGCTGCCGTGGGCGCTGCAGCACCCGGTGGCGCTGGTGTTCGACGAATATGACGCGGGCCGCCCCGATGTGATGTTCGTGATCCAGCGCGTGCTCGAACAGCAGGGCAAGCTGACGCTGCTCGACCAGAACCGCGTCATCCGCCCCGATCCGGGCTTCCGCCTGTTCGCCACCGCCAACACGGTCGGGCTGGGCGATACCTCGGGCCTTTATCACGGCACGCAGCAGATCAACCAGGGGCAGATGGATCGCTGGAACATCGTCGTCGGCCTCAACTACCTGCCCGCCGAAACTGAGCAGAGAATCGTCGAGGCGAAGAACCCCGATATCGATCCCAAGATCCTCGCCGACATGATCAAGGTCGCCGATTTGTCGCGGCAGGGCTTCATCAATGGCGATATCAGTACCGTGATGAGCCCGCGTACGGTCATCACGTGGGCGCAGAACTACGCCATTTTCAAGGATGTCGGCTTCTCCTTCCGCCTGTCCTTCCTCAACAAATGCGACGAGGAAGAGCGCATGCTGGTGGCCGAATACTACCAGCGCGTGTTCGGCGACGACCTGCCCGAGAGCGTGGTTGGCAAGAGTTAA
- a CDS encoding SDR family NAD(P)-dependent oxidoreductase: MSFEGKTAWITGASSGIGAALAREWAARGARIILSGRDAARLTQVAGGIEGETLILPFDVRDEAAMTAATQQAIDWRGGVDTFVANAGISQRSAAVDTDMAVYREIIDIDLTAQIAATQALLPHLVARQSGTLLFISSIAGKVGVPMRTAYCAAKFGLIGYADALRAELSQQGVSVHVVCPGSVATDVSRNALTADGSKRGHSDKVIDNGIAPNEAAKRIVDAVEANQREIIVAEGVEEAMGELRRTPDQLLDQVAGMVAAGYMDKMKADS; encoded by the coding sequence ATGAGTTTCGAAGGCAAGACCGCCTGGATCACGGGCGCGAGCAGCGGCATTGGTGCGGCGCTCGCGCGTGAATGGGCGGCACGCGGCGCGCGGATCATCCTGTCGGGCCGCGACGCGGCGCGGCTGACGCAGGTCGCCGGCGGTATCGAGGGCGAAACGCTGATCCTGCCCTTCGACGTGCGCGACGAGGCCGCGATGACAGCCGCAACGCAGCAGGCGATCGACTGGCGCGGCGGGGTGGACACCTTTGTCGCCAATGCGGGTATTTCGCAGCGCAGTGCGGCGGTCGATACCGACATGGCGGTATACCGCGAGATCATCGATATCGACCTCACCGCGCAGATTGCCGCGACACAGGCGCTGCTGCCCCATCTGGTCGCGCGGCAGAGCGGCACGCTCTTGTTCATCAGTTCGATCGCCGGAAAGGTCGGCGTGCCGATGCGCACCGCCTATTGCGCGGCCAAGTTCGGGCTCATCGGTTATGCTGACGCGCTTCGGGCCGAGCTGTCGCAGCAGGGCGTTTCGGTTCATGTCGTGTGCCCGGGCTCGGTCGCCACCGATGTCAGCCGCAACGCGCTGACCGCCGACGGCAGCAAGCGCGGGCACAGCGACAAGGTGATCGACAACGGCATTGCCCCGAATGAGGCCGCCAAACGGATCGTCGACGCGGTAGAGGCCAACCAGCGCGAGATCATCGTCGCCGAAGGCGTGGAAGAGGCGATGGGCGAACTGCGCCGGACACCCGATCAACTGCTCGACCAGGTCGCGGGCATGGTCGCGGCCGGATATATGGACAAGATGAAGGCGGACAGTTGA
- a CDS encoding glutathione S-transferase family protein, producing MADYTFYTNPMSRGQIVRWALHEAGADYEQQIVEYGPTEGKPAAFIAANPMGKVPTLVHHHGDHDHVVTEAAAICHYLAEMHPDTGLLPEAHEKARYFRYLFFAAGPVEQAIIANSMGWSVDPQKEGSLGFGSYERMVDAFEAMLTGRAYVCGDHFTMADVYVGSQVDWGLAFGTLPQRDAFAAYAERLRTREAYIAAKKIDNDLIAQREGADA from the coding sequence ATGGCGGATTATACATTCTACACCAATCCGATGAGCCGCGGGCAGATCGTCCGCTGGGCACTGCACGAAGCGGGTGCGGATTACGAACAGCAGATCGTCGAATATGGCCCGACGGAGGGCAAGCCCGCGGCGTTCATTGCGGCCAACCCGATGGGCAAGGTTCCCACTCTGGTCCACCATCACGGCGATCACGATCATGTCGTGACCGAGGCTGCCGCGATTTGCCACTACCTTGCAGAAATGCACCCCGATACCGGCCTACTTCCCGAAGCACATGAAAAAGCGCGATATTTCCGCTATCTGTTCTTTGCCGCCGGGCCGGTAGAGCAGGCCATCATCGCCAATTCGATGGGCTGGTCGGTCGATCCGCAAAAGGAAGGCTCGCTGGGCTTTGGCAGCTACGAACGCATGGTCGACGCGTTCGAAGCCATGCTGACCGGGCGCGCTTACGTGTGCGGCGATCACTTCACGATGGCGGACGTCTATGTCGGCAGCCAAGTCGACTGGGGCCTTGCATTTGGCACCCTGCCGCAGCGCGATGCCTTCGCCGCCTATGCCGAACGGTTGCGAACGCGCGAGGCGTATATTGCCGCCAAGAAAATCGACAACGACCTGATCGCACAGCGGGAGGGCGCCGATGCCTGA
- a CDS encoding BolA family protein — translation MSGPVQQEMERLLSQAFSPTRLEVINDSAKHAGHSGDDGSGESHFTVVIEAAAFADQSRLERQRMVNRALGDIPGERVHALAIQASAPTS, via the coding sequence GTGTCAGGACCCGTCCAGCAGGAAATGGAACGCCTTTTGAGCCAGGCATTCAGCCCGACCCGGCTCGAAGTGATCAATGACAGCGCCAAGCACGCCGGCCATTCGGGCGACGACGGCAGCGGCGAATCGCATTTCACCGTGGTGATCGAAGCCGCCGCCTTCGCCGACCAGAGCCGCCTCGAACGCCAGCGCATGGTGAACCGCGCGCTGGGCGATATCCCCGGCGAGCGCGTCCATGCGCTGGCCATCCAGGCTTCGGCCCCGACCAGCTAG